TAGTAGCTGTTATATATTTGTGGTTAATTGCACCTAAATTACTCCCAAGTCGCACACCGTTAATGCCCGACACGTCGCCACGATTATTTAGCGCATACCTTAATATTAATGAAGAAAGTAATGTGAACGAGAAAACCATTGCTGAAATAATTGCGATAACTGATGGGCAACTTAAAATAGAAAGTATTCAACGAGGGAAGGATAATCGTAATATTATTCCTTTACCAGACACTATACTTAAGGTTGGCGATAGGTTAAAAGTTCATGATTACCCCGATCGTTTAAAGGAGTTTGAGACGGTATTAGGTGCAACTTTATTCTCTGGATTGCATAAAGTTTCTGACGAACACCCATTAAAAGCCGATGAACAAACCTTAGCCGAAATTGTGATCATTGCTGGCTCAGGTATTGAAGGGAAAACATTACAACAAGCGCACTTTATTCAAAAGTATGCTATTTCAGTGGTTGCTTTACATCGTGCTGGTAAAGCCATGGAAATAGGGCGCAGTAGTATTGGTGATACCAAACTTAAAATTGGTGATGTATTACTAGTACAAGGTAAAACAGAACAAATACATTTGTTAAAATCTAAAAAAGGCTTTTTAACTATTGATGGCGCAGAAGCATTACCTCAAACCAGTAAAGCGCCAATTGCGTTAGGGACATTACTAGCGGTTGTTGCATCTTCAGCGCTTGGCCTGTTACCGATTGAAATTAGTTCGATCGTCGGTGTGTTAATACTGTTAATTACTAAATGTTTAAATTGGGAGGAAGCTGCATCAGCTTTGAGCACTCAGGTTATTTTAATTGTTGCCGCTTCACTCGCTTTAGGCTCAGCAATGATGATAACGGGAGGCGCTGAATACATCGCACAGGTTTTTGTTGCTTTATCATTTGGACTACCGCCGGGTGGTGTTATTGCGGCATTGATGTTGCTATTAGCCATTTTAACAAATATTGTATCAAACAATGCTGCGGCAGTTATTGGTACCCCCATTGCTATCTCAGTTGCTAGCCAACTTAGCCTGCCGGCAGAGCCTTTTATATTAGCCGTTTTATTTGGTGCTAATTTAAGTTATGCAACTCCGATGGCGTATAAAACTAATTTATTGGTGATGAATGCCGGCGGTTATCAGTTCTCTGACTTTATGCGTGTTGGTATTCCGTTGATTTTACTTATGTGGGTAACGCTTTCGTTCTTATTAAGCTTTCTTTATTTGTAATTAATATCTAATAAGAGGAATAGGTTAGTAGGAAGATAGTTTAATAGCTTACTAGAGCAATCGCTTTTTGAAATCAGAAAACGTAGATATTTACTCTAATATCTACGTTTTTTTATGCATCATAATTTGCATATGCGAAAAATCATATATATAATTATTGTTATGTATTCTGAGTGTAAGATTTAATATGAACAAAAGTAAACGCAGCGTACTTTTTCTGTGTACAGGTAATTCAGCGAGATCACAAATGGCAGAAGTATTGCTTAAGCATAAAGCAGCTGATCAATTTGATGTGTTCAGTGCCGGTACACAGCCTGAAAAAGTCGATTTACGCGCAATAGCAGCATTAAAAAAATTTGGTCTTGATGCACCGCAATTAATGTCTAAAGAAATTGAGACGTTTACAGGCCAAGCGTTTGATTTTGTTATTACCCTTTGTGATAAAGCCAGCAGTGAATGTCGGGATTTTCCTGATGCTAAACAGCAATATGCTTGGGATTTTCCTGATCCTAAAAACCGTTTAGGCAACGCACCATTTACAGCGACTTTAAATGAGTTAAATAGTCGTTTGTCTATGTTTCTTGCAATGGAAGGGGGAAATGCTCAAGCAAAGATGAGTAACAGCAATGAATCTAGTGTAATACAAGAAAAAACGCTGTTGTTAACACCAATTGATTTTTATAAAAATATGACAGATGAGATCAGAATGAAGGTCTTAATGTTATCCCATTATCATGGCGAATTGTGTGTCTGTGAAATAATGGAAGCTTTAGCGGAAGACAGTCAACCTAAGGTTTCCCGTAATTTAGCCGTATTAAGAAAATCTAATATTCTTAGCGCGCGAAAGCATGGCCAGTGGGTGTTTTATCGTATTAACCCGCAACTTCCGCAATGGGCAAAAGCGGTTATAGCAGAGACAACAGAAAATAATACCCCCCTTTTTAGTGATGCTAACCTGCGTTTAACTAAAATGAAAAGTCGACCTAATAAAGCTACTTTTTGTAAATAAAACTGTTTGAAGTAAAAATTAAATTTAAGGATATATTTTAATGGGTATTTTTGAGCGTTATTTATCACTTTGGGTAGGTATCAGCATGGCTTTAGGTGTGCTGTTAGGTTTATGGCAACCTGATATTTTTCAAGTTATTGCTAACGCTGAAATAGCACATGTTAATATTGTGGTCGCTGTATTTATTTGGGTGATGATTTATCCAATGATGGTACAAATTGATTTTTCAGCAATAAAAGATGTAGGTAAAAATCCGAAAGGTTTAGTGTTAACCGTAGTCATTAATTGGTTGATTAAACCCTTTACTATGGCAGGTTTAGGTTGGCTGTTTTTTAATGGTTTATTTGTTGATCTAGTCGATCCTGAATCAGCACAAGAATATATTGCAGGTATGATTTTACTTGGTGTTGCGCCATGTACAGCGATGGTTTTTATTTGGTCGCAATTAACTAAAGGTGATCCAAACTATACCTTAGTTCAAGTATCCGTGAATGATGTCATTATGATCTTCGCTTTTGCTCCTATATCGGCATTATTACTTGGGGTGAGTGACATTCAAGTACCCTGGGAAACCTTATTTATTTCAGTGGCTCTTTACGTGCTATTACCGTTAGTTGCAGGGGTGTTAACTCGAAAAACATTAAATAATCGTGAGAAATCGCTGACACATCTTCTATCAACCATGAAGCCTTGGTCAGTAATCGGGTTACTCGCTACCGTAATATTATTATTTGGGTTTCAAGCCAATACTATTATTAATGAGCCTGAAACTATTGGTTTAATCGCTATTCCATTAATGATCCAAACTTACGGTATTTTCATTATTGCTTATATCGCTGCTATATGGATGAAACTGCCTCAAAATATTGCGGCTCCAGCTTGTTTAATT
The sequence above is a segment of the Colwellia sp. 20A7 genome. Coding sequences within it:
- a CDS encoding SLC13 family permease, which codes for MNIPDLPNYHALAILLITVLALYLFRRDSIPLETSSLAVIAILCVMFSVFPFYIDGEHFEPSTLFFGFGHEALVTVCALMIIGHGIVRTGALEPIGRHLAKLWKISPALSLLLTLVLAGVLSAFINNTPVVVLLLPILISVSLRNKTDASPMLLPMGLATLVGGMATTIGTSTNLLVVSIAKNMGSVEFGLFDFVQPALIASLVAVIYLWLIAPKLLPSRTPLMPDTSPRLFSAYLNINEESNVNEKTIAEIIAITDGQLKIESIQRGKDNRNIIPLPDTILKVGDRLKVHDYPDRLKEFETVLGATLFSGLHKVSDEHPLKADEQTLAEIVIIAGSGIEGKTLQQAHFIQKYAISVVALHRAGKAMEIGRSSIGDTKLKIGDVLLVQGKTEQIHLLKSKKGFLTIDGAEALPQTSKAPIALGTLLAVVASSALGLLPIEISSIVGVLILLITKCLNWEEAASALSTQVILIVAASLALGSAMMITGGAEYIAQVFVALSFGLPPGGVIAALMLLLAILTNIVSNNAAAVIGTPIAISVASQLSLPAEPFILAVLFGANLSYATPMAYKTNLLVMNAGGYQFSDFMRVGIPLILLMWVTLSFLLSFLYL
- a CDS encoding metalloregulator ArsR/SmtB family transcription factor, with the translated sequence MNKSKRSVLFLCTGNSARSQMAEVLLKHKAADQFDVFSAGTQPEKVDLRAIAALKKFGLDAPQLMSKEIETFTGQAFDFVITLCDKASSECRDFPDAKQQYAWDFPDPKNRLGNAPFTATLNELNSRLSMFLAMEGGNAQAKMSNSNESSVIQEKTLLLTPIDFYKNMTDEIRMKVLMLSHYHGELCVCEIMEALAEDSQPKVSRNLAVLRKSNILSARKHGQWVFYRINPQLPQWAKAVIAETTENNTPLFSDANLRLTKMKSRPNKATFCK